Genomic segment of Panicum virgatum strain AP13 chromosome 2K, P.virgatum_v5, whole genome shotgun sequence:
CAACGCAAAACCACTGCATCTTTCCAGCAGAAACTTTCGGATTAAAGCGACAGCACAAGCTGCCATGCTTTCAATACTGGTAAAAAAAGCACACGCTGTTATTCAGGATCCTTAACTCCTTCAACGTAACTTCTTGATATGCACAGAACACAGTAACCACAAGACTGGACACCACTTGAAAGCCATGATCAGCGATAAACCCATCAAACCCATCAATCGTAGTAGGAAGCAATAGGATTAAATTACAGTTTGAATATATTTACATTATTACACAATCGAGAGAATGAAACCATGATAAAGGAGGAGGATAGACACAATTGAGACCAGCTACCACTCTAACCCAGACCCAGACCACCGCCTGAAGGAACCTATCATTTGGAGTGAACCCACTACCCAGGCATGAATTTAGTGATCCCTTCACATGACCATGCATCATATCTTGTTAATCTTCTCTGCCATCACAACTGGATTTTGCTTGGCAATCTGCTCCCGTGCCACCTTCTTGTAGTCGAAGGTGCACTGGTGGGAGTCAGTGTAGCGGTGCATGGAGCAGAAGGTGCCCCCGCAGCGGCAGAGGAAGCCAGTCAGCCCAACCTTCTTGCGGCAGGTAAGGCACCGGTTGCTGGGCGGCTTTGGCGGCTCCTGCTCTGCTTGCTTCTCCGTCACAGCTTCAGTGGCAGCAGCTGCAGGCACATCATCTTGCTTTGCTGTCTCCATTGGTGCCGCAGAAGAAGATGCCACCGTGATCACCTTCTTCTCAACCACAGGGCCTTCCATCAATTTGATGAAGTCCCTGTAGCACTTCGAGCACATATTGTTCGTCATGCTGCTGCCGAAGAAACCACAGTTGTTTATGCACAGAATTGGGGCCTCAGGTGCATGGACTCCAGTCTCCTCAGATTCCTGTTTCCAGCTCTCCTGTGCCATTGTTACAGATGGGCTGCACAGACATAGGTTCTAGGTCATTAGCAACAAATGGGCATGCAGAGTGATAAATAGCAAAAATACATGATTCAGACTAAGATTCAGAAAGAAATACAACCATAACAGTGGAACTGCACAAGGCTATAATAAGAGGAAATTAGAATTACTGGATTCAATCATGAAAAGGCACATCATATTTCAATCCTTGTTCTCTTTATAGGACACGACTATCTCTCAGTAACAGCTGAAAAACAAAACCAAATTGCAACAAATTGGAAATGAATGATTTCAACCTAAGCCAATTGTATCCAAATGTGTCATTCTGCAAGGTCTTTGAACACTTACGTAGCTTGTAAAGACTGcccatattttatttattcagaTAAGCAGTTGGGGAGGGCAGCGGGCATGTTAAAATTTTATTGGGACAACAGTAGCTTGTACTAGATGAGTAGATTCAAACATCAAAAGTATCCATGATTCTATCTTAGTCCCTTGTAAATTCAAACATCAAAAGTTGCTACTCATAGTTCTTTCTTCACAATCAGATTACTTTCTAGTAGCATATACAACCAGGCTGCATATTGAGCAGTCAGCTTCTCTAGCAGAACAAAATAAAGAAAGCGTGTCGAACCTGCAGAACAGCAAAGGGATTGTTATCCAACAACCTGCGCCCCAGGTTATCTGTACGAGCGGATTTAACTGCACTGTACCCAACGCTCTATGCCTCTATCACATCCTTATTCTCTATATAAACAACTAAAGCTCCGCACACCTTGGTTAGTCAATTACTTTACACAATCATAGCATGAAGCCAAGGTCTTTTTGGTTGCTCCACAGATTGCATATGTAGTAGCAGCACAAGGCAGGCAACCAGCAGCATACAGGCGAAGCAATCAGTGCCCGGAACTGCAATCAGGTAGATGCACACAGCCAATTCAGGCAGTCAAACCTTCATCCGCACGTCCAAGCAATCGACCTTGCCATGGCCAGCACGAAACCTCTGGCCACAATCAAGGCTACCCACGCCGAGCACGGAAAGGAAGCTCGCCGCTTCATCCACCCCCTACACAAGGGCCACAGGAGACCTTCCTTATCAGCAAACATCTCTCGCCTGCTTCACGAATTGGCACGAAGCTCGCATGTGACGCAGGGATGGAAGAGCCCTGCGACAAGCAAGCAGCCACGCACGCCGCGGCGTGCACCCGGCGGCGCCAGGATGAACCGACTCCCACATCCGCCGGCAACCACCAAAGTTTGTTCATCAAACACGCGGACGGACTCGCTATCCTTCACTGATTCACCCCCTCCGCTGTTCACAAAGGTTGAGGTCTCGCCTGCCAGTGCCAGCCTAGAAAACAAACCACCGCAAATAATCTGCAAATAATTAAAGGGAAAATACCCACAGGCGAGCCCAAATCCTCCGTGACACAGGCGCGCAGACCCTGTGCCACCAAACCCACCGGGTCAACCCAATTCCAATCCGCGCAGATCCGATCCAGAACCAACCGGCCGCGCCTCGACGCGAAGCCCGCCGCCAACCTAGAAACGAAACAGCCCCCAAATATCctagataaaaaaaaattcgaCACGCCAGCCACGGACCCCGTCAACGGcgaacctcgccgccgccagatcGGCTGGCGCGGCAGGCCGGGCGCTGTCGATCGGATCTGAGGCCGggcaggaggaagaggaggaggacgaggggtagcagcggcggcggcaccaaccTGTGGGCGAGACGGCACGCGACCTTTCTCCGCGAGGAGAATTTTTCTTTTTGGGGTTGGGCGTCGAGAGGTaggcgaaggcgaaggcgagggcgagggcgagggcttATTTCGGGGTGGCGTGCGCTTATAAAGGCCAACCCTTTCCCGATCCGCCGGTGCGGTTACCGTCCGATTAGGTTAGATTAATTAATTGCGGCGGGATTAATCATCGTGTTTAGCCGGGTGATTAGTGTGGACCTTCTAGCACGGCCGGGTGGGACCCACGAGGCGGGCAGCCGCCCGTGTGGCaggcggggccggcgcgggACCCGCGTGCAAGCGGGGCTGCCGGCGCCGGGGGGAAGCTGGGTGGCGGCGGATGGgttgggtcgggtcgggttcggcgTGGAACGGGTCCACGGTGGGCGACGGATTCGGGAATAGCGCACACATcccgaaaaaaaaatctcgcatgcataaagcactaaatgaagtttatttgtaaaaattttttagggatgagtgtaacttttcgcgatgagtctaatgacgataattaatcgatggtttgctacagtggtgctacagtaagcatactctaatcgcgcggtcaaaggctttattagatttttcagggtcactagcgcgggagttctgaagttgattttataaactggctttatttgacaccgtaattagcagtCAAATGTTACTATTCCTAGCGCTAGGAAGCATGCCAATCAAGGGCAGAAGGGCCTTGTTTGGATCGGCAAGAATTCTAGCGCGCACGTTTTCTggaaaaagaatctcgcatgtatgaagcactaaatgaagtatatttgtaaaaaaaaattcagaaatgaGTGTAACTTGGAATAGTCACCAATTCACCAGATACGGTCAGAATATAACAGGGACAACTTACTCTTACTAGTGACTGAAGGGGATTAGTTGGCTGGATTGAACAAGGACTCTGAAGAGAACAGAATGCCAACCAAGCTGCACATTACAGCTTGAGCAAAAGAAGGAGGAGCGAAAGGAGACTATGAATTTACCCAATGGATCGACTCAAacatccaaaaaaaaatccttaaagCTGCCGACTTGTGCTGTCTTCAGAGTCCTTGTTCAATCCATCCAACTCGCTCGGTTTTCTGGCATCGAGCAGTCTACAAATCCGTTCTGAAGACATTACCAACCGAACACAGGTATGCTGCTAGATTGTCAAATCGCAATTGTGCATTTTACAGTACCTTTGATGATGTTGTCCCCGCAACAATGAAATAATCCCTTTCTTCCTCTGGAATGAAATCTCGTCACATCTCCCACGCTGAATTTCATAATTTGAGACTAAAGAAGAAAGCATAAATACCAGACAAAATCACAAGTTACTATTATACTCCATTTTGAAGAGAATTACCATCTGGGTAGATAGCAGATGCACCGGCACACCCAGAAAACCAGTTGAGTTCCTTCTTTCTGAGTATGAAAATTAGACCAGGGACTGCATGAAAAAATCAATATCCCCGATAAGAAAGGACGACCTGCAGAAGGAAAGTCAGTCTCATTCGTTCCTGCCGCCCT
This window contains:
- the LOC120662947 gene encoding zinc finger A20 and AN1 domain-containing stress-associated protein 9-like, producing MAQESWKQESEETGVHAPEAPILCINNCGFFGSSMTNNMCSKCYRDFIKLMEGPVVEKKVITVASSSAAPMETAKQDDVPAAAATEAVTEKQAEQEPPKPPSNRCLTCRKKVGLTGFLCRCGGTFCSMHRYTDSHQCTFDYKKVAREQIAKQNPVVMAEKINKI